Proteins encoded within one genomic window of Gadus macrocephalus chromosome 18, ASM3116895v1:
- the cmn gene encoding calymmin isoform X11 → MGLYQGVSRATGQAMRTAVLLLFLQEVQMRGYGPAGGVPNGYAAGYGSTYGVPNGQRAPTNGMEVQNGRGIGRMLMPSKGVGGPSGAQNGQGREPIKGAGGAAFARPQSNGNGAHAGKPYGQGTKGNGYGAHAGQANGQGTKGNGYAAQAGQNNGQANKGNGYAAHAGPNNGQATKGNGYGAQAGQGNGQATKGNGYGAHAGPNNGQATKGNGYGAHAGTNNGQATKGNGYSAHARPNNGQVTKGNGYGAQAGQGNGQANKGNGYGAHAGPNNGQATKGNGYGVHPGPNNGQGTKGNGYGAHAGTNNGQATKGNGYGAHAGQGNGQANKGNGYGAQAGQGNGQATKGNGYGAQAGQANGQANKGNGNGAQAGQGYGQATKGNGYGAQAGQGNGQATKGNGYGAHAGPANGQGTKGNGYGAHAGQTNGKAAKGNGYGAYAGQANGGNAHLGATGKPTKGNGQPTYGAGQGLGVNQGPQLAGNPMTGGYGAQPSRGPAKTAGYQRAGSALGAGFLPGGMKGPKPAGYGSQNGQGAKPNGYQPAAAVPNGYGARFNGYGAHAGPTNGQGTKGNGYGAQAGTANGQGTKGNGYGAQAGPANGQGTKGKGYGAQAGLANGQGTKGNGYGAGAGVAKGNQGQAKGVLAGFLPGRGNPSPAADKAVYSGVPNGYGAQPNGYDPAAAEAPGGPANGYGAKQKGYGAPEAGAVSPSAAALGPSAGADGPGSAVKGVNGDYDRGVQTGKGQSGTQSADQQKVSNNKGESGVSPDHIHESLGGFPLVDTHGKPQEMPPTQLQSHSSSPEPDITPEPKPAEPEPEPTQDQNVTQHPEERVTDVLLEATPQPGVTESGPEVPQGTQSTPEMGYLTGSELPEQNAPETALLPGPELTGLLAPEGVDGLAPLPETVATTKGDIGQELVPERAVIQHQLPTPGEGSLVETASKPEKSAGASISVEGSKAAKPDCGLATAGGQWMKIPRPDYGAELGPSGTNQKGYGAGAAFLNKFGGKPNGRTAGPYTNGGGAYPNGGGAYPNGGGAYPNGGGAKASKPGYGAGKGGGYNVPGHGAGFGSPYGQQPGELCSIRLSILLQTKPIHCVV, encoded by the exons ATGGGGTTATATCAGGGGGTTTCCCGGGCGACGGGCCAGGCGATGCGGACGGCGGTGTTGCTGCTGTTCCTGCAGGAGGTGCAGATGAGAG GATATGGACCTGCTGGTGGGGTTCCCAACGGATACGCTGCGG GTTATGGCTCTACTTATGGAGTACCCAACGGACAAAGAGCTCCAACAAATG GAATGGAAGTTCAAAATGGCCGCGGCATCGGAAGAATGTTGATGCCTTCTAAAG GTGTGGGCGGGCCTTCAGGGGCTCAGAACGGACAGGGAAGGGAGCCAATCAAAGGGGCAG GTGGCGCTGCCTTCGCTCGTCCCCAGTCTAATG GTAATGGTGCCCATGCAGGAAAACCATATGGACAGGGAACTAAAGGAAACG GTTACGGTGCTCACGCAGGACAGGCGAACGGACAGGGAACCAAAGGAAACG GTTACGCTGCGCAAGCAGGACAAAATAATGGACAAGCAAACAAAGGAAATG GTTACGCTGCACACGCAGGACCAAATAATGGACAAGCAACCAAAGGAAACG GTTATGGTGCTCAGGCAGGACAAGGCAACGGACAGGCAACTAAAGGAAATG GTTATGGTGCACACGCTGGACCAAATAATGGACAAGCAACCAAAGGAAACG GTTATGGTGCACACGCAGGAACAAATAATGGACAAGCAACCAAAGGAAACG GTTACAGTGCTCATGCCAGACCAAATAATGGACAAGTAACCAAAGGAAatg GTTATGGTGCTCAGGCAGGACAAGGCAACGGACAAGCAAACAAAGGAAACG GATACGGTGCACACGCTGGACCAAATAATGGACAAGCAACTAAAGGAAACG GTTACGGTGTTCACCCAGGACCGAATAATGGACAGGGAACCAAAGGAAACG GTTATGGTGCACACGCAGGAACAAATAATGGACAAGCAACCAAAGGAAACG GTTATGGTGCACACGCAGGACAAGGCAATGGACAAGCAAACAAGGGAAACG GTTATGGTGCTCAGGCAGGACAAGGCAACGGACAAGCAACCAAAGGAAACG gttatggTGCTCAGGCAGGACAAGCCAACGGACAAGCAAACAAAGGAAATG GTAATGGTGCTCAGGCAGGACAAGGCTACGGACAGGCAACCAAAGGAAATG GTTATGGTGCTCAGGCAGGACAAGGCAACGGACAGGCAACCAAAGGAAATG GTTACGGGGCCCACGCTGGACCAGCTAATGGACAGGGAACGAAAGGAAACG GTTATGGTGCACATGCAGGTCAAACTAATGGAAAAGCAGCCAAAGGCAACG GTTATGGCGCCTATGCTGGACAGGCTAACGGAGGAAACG CTCACCTCGGAGCCACCGGTAAACCAACGAAGGGCAACGGACAACCAACCTATG GAGCAGGTCAGGGCCTCGGTGTCAACCAGGGCCCCCAGCTGGCTGGGAACCCCATGACAG GAGGTTATGGAGCTCAGCCCAGCAGAG GTCCTGCAAAGACTGCTGGGTACCAAAGGGCCGGTTCAGCGCTAGGAGCTGGGTTCCTCCCAGGAGGGATGAAGGGGCCAAAGCCAG CTGGTTATGGGTCTCAGAACGGTCAAGGTGCCAAACCAAACG GCTACCAGCCAGCTGCTGCTGTGCCTAATGGCTATGGAGCCCGGTTCAACG GTTATGGTGCGCATGCAGGACCAACTAATGGACAAGGAACCAAAGGAAACG GTTATGGTGCCCAAGCAGGAACAGCTAATGGACAAGGAACCAAAGGAAACG GTTATGGTGCCCAAGCAGGACCAGCTAATGGACAAGGAACCAAAGGAAAGG GTTATGGTGCACAGGCTGGCTTGGCTAATGGACAAGGAACCAAAGGAAACG GTTACGGTGCTGGAGCCGGTGTTGCCAAGGGAAACCAAGGCCAGGCCAAAG GTGTGTTAGCTGGGTTCCTCCCAGGACGTGGCAACCCCAGCCCGGCAGCAGATAAAGCAG TTTATTCTGGTGTTCCAAACGGATACGGAGCCCAACCAAATG GTTACGACCCCGCCGCGGCAGAAGCACCAGGGGGTCCTGCGAACGGATATGGCGCTAAGCAGAAGG GCTATGGCGCGCCTGAAGCTGGAGCCGTCTCCCCGAGCGCTGCAGCTCTGGGGCCCAGTGCTGGAGCTGACGGGCCTGGCTCTGCAGTCAAAGGAGTCAACGGTG ACTACGATAGGGGAGTTCAAACGGGGAAGGGCCAATCGGGAACTCAGAGTGCGGATCAGCAGAAGGTATCTAACAACAAGGGTGAGAGCGGAGTCTCACCAGACCACATCCATGAGTCCCTGGGCGGGTTCCCTCTAGTGGACACGCACGGGAAGCCCCAGGAGATGCCTCCAACGCAGCTCCAGTCACACAGCTCCTCACCAGAACCAGACATTACCCCAGAGCCCAAACcagcagaaccagaaccagaacccacCCAAGACCAGAACGTGACCCAGCACCCTGAAGAGCGTGTGACTGATGTTCTGCTAGAGGCCACCCCCCAGCCAGGAGTAACAGAGTCTGGACCTGAGGTTCCTCAGGGAACGCAGTCCACTCCTGAAATGG GGTATTTGACGGGCAGCGAACTGCCCGAGCAGAACGCCCCCGAGACGGCACTCCTCCCTGGGCCCGAGCTCACCGGCCTGCTGGCCCCTGAGGGGGTCGACGGTCTCGCACCGCTGCCCGAAACCGTGGCGACCACTAAAGGGGACATCGGCCAGGAGTTGGTGCCAGAGAGGGCGGTCATCCAGCACCAGCTACCGACGCCCGGCGAGGGGTCTCTGGTTGAGACCGCGAGCAAACCTG AGAAGAGTGCCGGGGCTTCCATCAGTGTGGAGGGGTCTAAAGCTGCCAAACCAG ACTGTGGACTCGCCACAGCAGGGGGCCAGTGGATGAAGATCCCCAGACCTG ATTATGGAGCAGAACTGGGGCCCTCTGGTACCAACCAGAAAG GTTATGGCGCAGGAGCTGCTTTCCTGAACAAATTTGGAGGCAAACCTAACG GACGCACTGCAGGGCCTTACACTAATGGAGGAGGGGCTTATCCTAATGGAGGAGGTGCTTATCCTAATGGAGGAGGGGCTTATCCTAATGGAGGAGGGGCTAAAGCATCCAAACCAG GTTATGGTGCTGGAAAAGGAGGTGGATACAATGTACCAGGACATGGAGCAG GTTTTGGTTCTCCTTACGGTCAACAGCCAGGTGAGCTGTGTTCTATCCGTTTGTCAATTTTATTACAAACCAAACCCATTCACTGTGTAGTATAA
- the cmn gene encoding calymmin isoform X44, with protein MGLYQGVSRATGQAMRTAVLLLFLQEVQMRGYGPAGGVPNGYAAGYGSTYGVPNGQRAPTNGMEVQNGRGIGRMLMPSKGVGGPSGAQNGQGREPIKGAGGAAFARPQSNGNGAHAGKPYGQGTKGNGYGAQFGPSSRRAMNGNGYGAHAGQANGQGTKGNGYAAQAGQNNGQANKGNGYAAHAGPNNGQATKGNGYGAHAGPNNGQATKGNGYGAHAGQGNGQANKGNGYGAQAGQGNGQATKGNGYGAQAGQANGQANKGNGNGAQAGQGYGQATKGNGYGAQAGQGNGQATKGNGYGAHAGPANGQGTKGNGYGAHAGQTNGKAAKGNGYGAYAGQANGGNAHLGATGKPTKGNGQPTYGAGQGLGVNQGPQLAGNPMTGGYGAQPSRGPAKTAGYQRAGSALGAGFLPGGMKGPKPAGYGSQNGQGAKPNGYQPAAAVPNGYGARFNGYGAHAGPTNGQGTKGNGYGAQAGTANGQGTKGNGYGAQAGPANGQGTKGKGYGAQAGLANGQGTKGNGYGAGAGVAKGNQGQAKGVLAGFLPGRGNPSPAADKAVYSGVPNGYGAQPNGYDPAAAEAPGGPANGYGAKQKGYGAPEAGAVSPSAAALGPSAGADGPGSAVKGVNGDYDRGVQTGKGQSGTQSADQQKVSNNKGESGVSPDHIHESLGGFPLVDTHGKPQEMPPTQLQSHSSSPEPDITPEPKPAEPEPEPTQDQNVTQHPEERVTDVLLEATPQPGVTESGPEVPQGTQSTPEMGYLTGSELPEQNAPETALLPGPELTGLLAPEGVDGLAPLPETVATTKGDIGQELVPERAVIQHQLPTPGEGSLVETASKPEKSAGASISVEGSKAAKPDCGLATAGGQWMKIPRPDYGAELGPSGTNQKGYGAGAAFLNKFGGKPNGRTAGPYTNGGGAYPNGGGAYPNGGGAYPNGGGAKASKPGYGAGKGGGYNVPGHGAGFGSPYGQQPGELCSIRLSILLQTKPIHCVV; from the exons ATGGGGTTATATCAGGGGGTTTCCCGGGCGACGGGCCAGGCGATGCGGACGGCGGTGTTGCTGCTGTTCCTGCAGGAGGTGCAGATGAGAG GATATGGACCTGCTGGTGGGGTTCCCAACGGATACGCTGCGG GTTATGGCTCTACTTATGGAGTACCCAACGGACAAAGAGCTCCAACAAATG GAATGGAAGTTCAAAATGGCCGCGGCATCGGAAGAATGTTGATGCCTTCTAAAG GTGTGGGCGGGCCTTCAGGGGCTCAGAACGGACAGGGAAGGGAGCCAATCAAAGGGGCAG GTGGCGCTGCCTTCGCTCGTCCCCAGTCTAATG GTAATGGTGCCCATGCAGGAAAACCATATGGACAGGGAACTAAAGGAAACG GATATGGGGCTCAATTTGGACCTTCAAGCAGACGGGCCATGAACGGAAACG GTTACGGTGCTCACGCAGGACAGGCGAACGGACAGGGAACCAAAGGAAACG GTTACGCTGCGCAAGCAGGACAAAATAATGGACAAGCAAACAAAGGAAATG GTTACGCTGCACACGCAGGACCAAATAATGGACAAGCAACCAAAGGAAACG GTTATGGTGCACACGCTGGACCAAATAATGGACAAGCAACCAAAGGAAACG GTTATGGTGCACACGCAGGACAAGGCAATGGACAAGCAAACAAGGGAAACG GTTATGGTGCTCAGGCAGGACAAGGCAACGGACAAGCAACCAAAGGAAACG gttatggTGCTCAGGCAGGACAAGCCAACGGACAAGCAAACAAAGGAAATG GTAATGGTGCTCAGGCAGGACAAGGCTACGGACAGGCAACCAAAGGAAATG GTTATGGTGCTCAGGCAGGACAAGGCAACGGACAGGCAACCAAAGGAAATG GTTACGGGGCCCACGCTGGACCAGCTAATGGACAGGGAACGAAAGGAAACG GTTATGGTGCACATGCAGGTCAAACTAATGGAAAAGCAGCCAAAGGCAACG GTTATGGCGCCTATGCTGGACAGGCTAACGGAGGAAACG CTCACCTCGGAGCCACCGGTAAACCAACGAAGGGCAACGGACAACCAACCTATG GAGCAGGTCAGGGCCTCGGTGTCAACCAGGGCCCCCAGCTGGCTGGGAACCCCATGACAG GAGGTTATGGAGCTCAGCCCAGCAGAG GTCCTGCAAAGACTGCTGGGTACCAAAGGGCCGGTTCAGCGCTAGGAGCTGGGTTCCTCCCAGGAGGGATGAAGGGGCCAAAGCCAG CTGGTTATGGGTCTCAGAACGGTCAAGGTGCCAAACCAAACG GCTACCAGCCAGCTGCTGCTGTGCCTAATGGCTATGGAGCCCGGTTCAACG GTTATGGTGCGCATGCAGGACCAACTAATGGACAAGGAACCAAAGGAAACG GTTATGGTGCCCAAGCAGGAACAGCTAATGGACAAGGAACCAAAGGAAACG GTTATGGTGCCCAAGCAGGACCAGCTAATGGACAAGGAACCAAAGGAAAGG GTTATGGTGCACAGGCTGGCTTGGCTAATGGACAAGGAACCAAAGGAAACG GTTACGGTGCTGGAGCCGGTGTTGCCAAGGGAAACCAAGGCCAGGCCAAAG GTGTGTTAGCTGGGTTCCTCCCAGGACGTGGCAACCCCAGCCCGGCAGCAGATAAAGCAG TTTATTCTGGTGTTCCAAACGGATACGGAGCCCAACCAAATG GTTACGACCCCGCCGCGGCAGAAGCACCAGGGGGTCCTGCGAACGGATATGGCGCTAAGCAGAAGG GCTATGGCGCGCCTGAAGCTGGAGCCGTCTCCCCGAGCGCTGCAGCTCTGGGGCCCAGTGCTGGAGCTGACGGGCCTGGCTCTGCAGTCAAAGGAGTCAACGGTG ACTACGATAGGGGAGTTCAAACGGGGAAGGGCCAATCGGGAACTCAGAGTGCGGATCAGCAGAAGGTATCTAACAACAAGGGTGAGAGCGGAGTCTCACCAGACCACATCCATGAGTCCCTGGGCGGGTTCCCTCTAGTGGACACGCACGGGAAGCCCCAGGAGATGCCTCCAACGCAGCTCCAGTCACACAGCTCCTCACCAGAACCAGACATTACCCCAGAGCCCAAACcagcagaaccagaaccagaacccacCCAAGACCAGAACGTGACCCAGCACCCTGAAGAGCGTGTGACTGATGTTCTGCTAGAGGCCACCCCCCAGCCAGGAGTAACAGAGTCTGGACCTGAGGTTCCTCAGGGAACGCAGTCCACTCCTGAAATGG GGTATTTGACGGGCAGCGAACTGCCCGAGCAGAACGCCCCCGAGACGGCACTCCTCCCTGGGCCCGAGCTCACCGGCCTGCTGGCCCCTGAGGGGGTCGACGGTCTCGCACCGCTGCCCGAAACCGTGGCGACCACTAAAGGGGACATCGGCCAGGAGTTGGTGCCAGAGAGGGCGGTCATCCAGCACCAGCTACCGACGCCCGGCGAGGGGTCTCTGGTTGAGACCGCGAGCAAACCTG AGAAGAGTGCCGGGGCTTCCATCAGTGTGGAGGGGTCTAAAGCTGCCAAACCAG ACTGTGGACTCGCCACAGCAGGGGGCCAGTGGATGAAGATCCCCAGACCTG ATTATGGAGCAGAACTGGGGCCCTCTGGTACCAACCAGAAAG GTTATGGCGCAGGAGCTGCTTTCCTGAACAAATTTGGAGGCAAACCTAACG GACGCACTGCAGGGCCTTACACTAATGGAGGAGGGGCTTATCCTAATGGAGGAGGTGCTTATCCTAATGGAGGAGGGGCTTATCCTAATGGAGGAGGGGCTAAAGCATCCAAACCAG GTTATGGTGCTGGAAAAGGAGGTGGATACAATGTACCAGGACATGGAGCAG GTTTTGGTTCTCCTTACGGTCAACAGCCAGGTGAGCTGTGTTCTATCCGTTTGTCAATTTTATTACAAACCAAACCCATTCACTGTGTAGTATAA
- the cmn gene encoding calymmin isoform X41: MGLYQGVSRATGQAMRTAVLLLFLQEVQMRGYGPAGGVPNGYAAGYGSTYGVPNGQRAPTNGMEVQNGRGIGRMLMPSKGVGGPSGAQNGQGREPIKGAGGAAFARPQSNGNGAHAGKPYGQGTKGNGYGAQFGPSSRRAMNGNGYGAHAGQANGQGTKGNGYAAQAGQNNGQANKGNGYAAHAGPNNGQATKGNGYGAHAGPNNGQATKGNGYGAHAGTNNGQATKGNGYGAHAGQGNGQANKGNGYGAQAGQGNGQATKGNGYGAQAGQANGQANKGNGNGAQAGQGYGQATKGNGYGAQAGQGNGQATKGNGYGAHAGPANGQGTKGNGYGAHAGQTNGKAAKGNGYGAYAGQANGGNAHLGATGKPTKGNGQPTYGAGQGLGVNQGPQLAGNPMTGGYGAQPSRGPAKTAGYQRAGSALGAGFLPGGMKGPKPAGYGSQNGQGAKPNGYQPAAAVPNGYGARFNGYGAHAGPTNGQGTKGNGYGAQAGTANGQGTKGNGYGAQAGPANGQGTKGKGYGAQAGLANGQGTKGNGYGAGAGVAKGNQGQAKGVLAGFLPGRGNPSPAADKAVYSGVPNGYGAQPNGYDPAAAEAPGGPANGYGAKQKGYGAPEAGAVSPSAAALGPSAGADGPGSAVKGVNGDYDRGVQTGKGQSGTQSADQQKVSNNKGESGVSPDHIHESLGGFPLVDTHGKPQEMPPTQLQSHSSSPEPDITPEPKPAEPEPEPTQDQNVTQHPEERVTDVLLEATPQPGVTESGPEVPQGTQSTPEMGYLTGSELPEQNAPETALLPGPELTGLLAPEGVDGLAPLPETVATTKGDIGQELVPERAVIQHQLPTPGEGSLVETASKPEKSAGASISVEGSKAAKPDCGLATAGGQWMKIPRPDYGAELGPSGTNQKGYGAGAAFLNKFGGKPNGRTAGPYTNGGGAYPNGGGAYPNGGGAYPNGGGAKASKPGYGAGKGGGYNVPGHGAGFGSPYGQQPGELCSIRLSILLQTKPIHCVV, translated from the exons ATGGGGTTATATCAGGGGGTTTCCCGGGCGACGGGCCAGGCGATGCGGACGGCGGTGTTGCTGCTGTTCCTGCAGGAGGTGCAGATGAGAG GATATGGACCTGCTGGTGGGGTTCCCAACGGATACGCTGCGG GTTATGGCTCTACTTATGGAGTACCCAACGGACAAAGAGCTCCAACAAATG GAATGGAAGTTCAAAATGGCCGCGGCATCGGAAGAATGTTGATGCCTTCTAAAG GTGTGGGCGGGCCTTCAGGGGCTCAGAACGGACAGGGAAGGGAGCCAATCAAAGGGGCAG GTGGCGCTGCCTTCGCTCGTCCCCAGTCTAATG GTAATGGTGCCCATGCAGGAAAACCATATGGACAGGGAACTAAAGGAAACG GATATGGGGCTCAATTTGGACCTTCAAGCAGACGGGCCATGAACGGAAACG GTTACGGTGCTCACGCAGGACAGGCGAACGGACAGGGAACCAAAGGAAACG GTTACGCTGCGCAAGCAGGACAAAATAATGGACAAGCAAACAAAGGAAATG GTTACGCTGCACACGCAGGACCAAATAATGGACAAGCAACCAAAGGAAACG GTTATGGTGCACACGCTGGACCAAATAATGGACAAGCAACCAAAGGAAACG GTTATGGTGCACACGCAGGAACAAATAATGGACAAGCAACCAAAGGAAACG GTTATGGTGCACACGCAGGACAAGGCAATGGACAAGCAAACAAGGGAAACG GTTATGGTGCTCAGGCAGGACAAGGCAACGGACAAGCAACCAAAGGAAACG gttatggTGCTCAGGCAGGACAAGCCAACGGACAAGCAAACAAAGGAAATG GTAATGGTGCTCAGGCAGGACAAGGCTACGGACAGGCAACCAAAGGAAATG GTTATGGTGCTCAGGCAGGACAAGGCAACGGACAGGCAACCAAAGGAAATG GTTACGGGGCCCACGCTGGACCAGCTAATGGACAGGGAACGAAAGGAAACG GTTATGGTGCACATGCAGGTCAAACTAATGGAAAAGCAGCCAAAGGCAACG GTTATGGCGCCTATGCTGGACAGGCTAACGGAGGAAACG CTCACCTCGGAGCCACCGGTAAACCAACGAAGGGCAACGGACAACCAACCTATG GAGCAGGTCAGGGCCTCGGTGTCAACCAGGGCCCCCAGCTGGCTGGGAACCCCATGACAG GAGGTTATGGAGCTCAGCCCAGCAGAG GTCCTGCAAAGACTGCTGGGTACCAAAGGGCCGGTTCAGCGCTAGGAGCTGGGTTCCTCCCAGGAGGGATGAAGGGGCCAAAGCCAG CTGGTTATGGGTCTCAGAACGGTCAAGGTGCCAAACCAAACG GCTACCAGCCAGCTGCTGCTGTGCCTAATGGCTATGGAGCCCGGTTCAACG GTTATGGTGCGCATGCAGGACCAACTAATGGACAAGGAACCAAAGGAAACG GTTATGGTGCCCAAGCAGGAACAGCTAATGGACAAGGAACCAAAGGAAACG GTTATGGTGCCCAAGCAGGACCAGCTAATGGACAAGGAACCAAAGGAAAGG GTTATGGTGCACAGGCTGGCTTGGCTAATGGACAAGGAACCAAAGGAAACG GTTACGGTGCTGGAGCCGGTGTTGCCAAGGGAAACCAAGGCCAGGCCAAAG GTGTGTTAGCTGGGTTCCTCCCAGGACGTGGCAACCCCAGCCCGGCAGCAGATAAAGCAG TTTATTCTGGTGTTCCAAACGGATACGGAGCCCAACCAAATG GTTACGACCCCGCCGCGGCAGAAGCACCAGGGGGTCCTGCGAACGGATATGGCGCTAAGCAGAAGG GCTATGGCGCGCCTGAAGCTGGAGCCGTCTCCCCGAGCGCTGCAGCTCTGGGGCCCAGTGCTGGAGCTGACGGGCCTGGCTCTGCAGTCAAAGGAGTCAACGGTG ACTACGATAGGGGAGTTCAAACGGGGAAGGGCCAATCGGGAACTCAGAGTGCGGATCAGCAGAAGGTATCTAACAACAAGGGTGAGAGCGGAGTCTCACCAGACCACATCCATGAGTCCCTGGGCGGGTTCCCTCTAGTGGACACGCACGGGAAGCCCCAGGAGATGCCTCCAACGCAGCTCCAGTCACACAGCTCCTCACCAGAACCAGACATTACCCCAGAGCCCAAACcagcagaaccagaaccagaacccacCCAAGACCAGAACGTGACCCAGCACCCTGAAGAGCGTGTGACTGATGTTCTGCTAGAGGCCACCCCCCAGCCAGGAGTAACAGAGTCTGGACCTGAGGTTCCTCAGGGAACGCAGTCCACTCCTGAAATGG GGTATTTGACGGGCAGCGAACTGCCCGAGCAGAACGCCCCCGAGACGGCACTCCTCCCTGGGCCCGAGCTCACCGGCCTGCTGGCCCCTGAGGGGGTCGACGGTCTCGCACCGCTGCCCGAAACCGTGGCGACCACTAAAGGGGACATCGGCCAGGAGTTGGTGCCAGAGAGGGCGGTCATCCAGCACCAGCTACCGACGCCCGGCGAGGGGTCTCTGGTTGAGACCGCGAGCAAACCTG AGAAGAGTGCCGGGGCTTCCATCAGTGTGGAGGGGTCTAAAGCTGCCAAACCAG ACTGTGGACTCGCCACAGCAGGGGGCCAGTGGATGAAGATCCCCAGACCTG ATTATGGAGCAGAACTGGGGCCCTCTGGTACCAACCAGAAAG GTTATGGCGCAGGAGCTGCTTTCCTGAACAAATTTGGAGGCAAACCTAACG GACGCACTGCAGGGCCTTACACTAATGGAGGAGGGGCTTATCCTAATGGAGGAGGTGCTTATCCTAATGGAGGAGGGGCTTATCCTAATGGAGGAGGGGCTAAAGCATCCAAACCAG GTTATGGTGCTGGAAAAGGAGGTGGATACAATGTACCAGGACATGGAGCAG GTTTTGGTTCTCCTTACGGTCAACAGCCAGGTGAGCTGTGTTCTATCCGTTTGTCAATTTTATTACAAACCAAACCCATTCACTGTGTAGTATAA